The nucleotide window AATTACTCCCCAAGATACATCTGTAGATCTACCTAATAATTCAGAATTTAAAAAATTACCAATTCTTACGCTTCCTAAACCCAAGGGAATAGCAGGAGCAATGAAATCAGTTGATTCAAAGAAAGTGGATTCCCATTTCCTTTTTGAAAATATATATGTAAATAGCAGAACGCCAAGCAGTCCTCCATGGAATGATAAACCCCCTTTCCAGATATAAAAGAGGGATAAGGGGTCCGCTATTAACTGATTTATATTGTAGAAAACCATATAACCAATTCGGCCACCTAAAATAGCCCCAAAAAGACCATAAAAAATAAATTCTTGTAATTTATCATCATCCCATTTCTTTACAGTTCTAATTCTATATCTAGAAATACCATATATAAGAAGTATCGCAATAAGCCATGTAAGTCCATACCACCTTATTGCTAAAGGGCCTATTTCAAAAATAATAGGATCAATATAGGGCAGGATCATTCTGGTTTTCTAATATCATTTATTAATTTTATAATATTTTCTGGTACTTTTGGGGTAGCGAATGATACGGAATAGGCTACTAAGAAATTTAACATCATACCTAAAAAACCTATTCCCTCTGGAGATATCCCCAAGAACCAGTTCGTAGAATCATTAGCAGCAGGATTAATATATTTAAAATATATTATATAACTTGAGGTGAAAATTAAACCTGCAATCATTCCAGAAATAGCACCTTCTTTATTAGTTCTTTTAGAAAAAATTCCTAAGAATAGGACTGGAAAAAAAGTTGAAGCTGCAAGACCAAAGGCAAAAGCAACTACTTGAGCAACAAAACCTGGCGGGTAGATACCAAATAGTCCAGCTATAACAATTGCAAAGCCAGCAGCTATTCGAGCATATCTTAGCTCTTGTTTTTCAGTTATGCTGGGCATAAAAGTTTGTTTTAGTAAATCATGAGAAATTGAAGAAGAAATAACTAATAAAAGGCCAGCAGCAGTAGATAAAGCTGCAGCTAAGCCTCCAGCTGCAACTAACGCTATCACCCAACCAGGTAAGTTAGCTATCTCCGGATTAGCTAATACAATAATATCTTTATCTATATATACCTCATTGTTATTCGTTAAATCAGATTCATTTTTTACTAACCTTTCTCCATAAAGACCCTTTTCGTTAGTGAAGATAGGTTTTATTCCATTTAAAGAGTTTCCAGATTCGTAGTTAATGATTCCATCATTATTTTTATCTTTCCAGGAAATAAGACCTATATTTTCCCAGTTACTAAACCAATCAGGAGCATCTGAATACTTAAGGTCAGTTAGAGAATCAATTAGATTCATTCTTGCAAAAGCAGAAACAGCTGGCGCTGTTGTATAAAGTAAGGCGATAAATATAAGGGCATAACCTGCTGATTTTCTTGCATCACTAACTTTAGGAACAGTAAAAAATCTTACAATCACATGCGGCAATCCGGCAGTGCCCATCATGAGAGCTGCAGTTATACAAAAAATATCCAATGTACTCTTGCTACCTTGTGTATAGCCATTAAATCCTAAGTCTACTGTCACTTGATCTAATTTTTCTAAGAGATAGGTGGAACTATTTATTAATTGGTCGCCAAAGCCTAACTGAGGCACTGGATTGCCAGTCATCATGATTGAAATAAATATAGCAGGTACTAAGTAAGCAAAAATTAAAACACAATATTGTGCTACTTGAGTATAGGTAATTCCTTTCATGCCACCTAAGACAGCGTAAAAGAAGACTATTACCATTCCAATAATCACTCCTAAATCAATATCTACTTCAAGAAATCTAGAAAAAACAATTCCCACTCCTCTCATTTGACCGGCCACATAAGTAAAAGATACAAAAATAAGACATAAAATTGCAACGAGTCTTGCTGTTTTAGAATAATAACGTTCACCTATAAAATCAGGTACCGTAAACTTTCCAAATTTCCTAAGATATGGCGCTAGTAAAAGAGCTAGTAAAACGTATCCTCCTGTCCAGCCCATTAGGTATACACTTCCGTCATACCCTACGAAAGCTATCAAACCTGCCATAGACAAGAATGAAGCTGCAGACATCCAATCAGCAGCAGTTGCCATGCCATTAGCAATAGGATTAACACCCTTTCCGGCAACATAAAACTCAGAAGTAGATTTTGCTTTGGTCCACAGGGCTATTGATATGTAAAGTATAAAACTAGAGCCTACAAATAGATAAGTTAAGGCTTGAACTGACATTACTTCTAATCTTCTTTATTAGTATATTTTTTATCTAATTTTTTCATCAAAAAAACATAAATAAATATTATTAGAACAAAAGAAAAAATACTTCCTTGCTGTGCAAACCAAAACCCTAATTTAAAACCGCCTATTTTAAATCCATTCAACCAATCTACAAATAATATCCCAAGAGCAAAAGAACACAAAAACCAGATAAGTAATAATATTAAAATTATTTTTATATTTGATTTCCAGTAAGATTTATTAATATCTTGGTCTATCATCTAAGAAGTAAGTTAAGTGCCATGATTATAATCAATAAAGAAAAAGTTCTCCTCAAAGCTTTTTGATTAACACCTATAGCAATATTTGCTCCGATTGGAGCTGTGATCATACTTACTAAACCTATGACACAAGCCGCAGGCAAATAAACAAATCCTATTGTATATTCAGGAAGTTCCATATCTTGAAATCCTACAATCATATATGAAACAGAGCCGGCCATGGCTATTGGAAAACCGCAAACAGCAGAGGTTCCGATAGATTTTTTCATGCCAAGGCCTCTATGGAAGAAATAAGGAACAGAGAATATTCCTCCACCAATGCCGAAAACTCCAGACAACCAGCCTATGAAACCCCCGACTACTACGGGACCAACCTTGTTTGTATTTGGAGATGCATCAGGAGGTGGAAATTGAAACATCATTTGAAGAGCTGTTGCAATTAAGAATAGGGATACTAGATTTTTTAAAGTTTCACTTTCTAAGTAGCTTGCTGTGACACCTCCTAAGGCAGAGCCAATAATTATTCCAGGTACTACTATTTTTATTAGATCCCATTGGACATTGAGGTTTCTACTATGAGCTAAACTAGAAGAAATAGAACTAAAAACTATTACACCTAACGAAGTTCCTAGAACTAGATGGGCAATGATTAAAGAGGAAATTTCCAAGTAACCAAAGATATAAAATAAAGCTGGAATAATAACTATTCCACCTCCAATACCAAAGAGTCCAGCTAAAATACCTGAGATAGATCCCAGTAAAAGATATAATATAATTTCAATCACAGTAGAAATTACATTATCCAGCATTAAAGCTCGTCTATAAACTTATATTTACATTATGTGCTTAGTTGTCTTTAGTTTTGAACCCCCCACTGATCATAAGTTTGTTTTATTTGCTAATCGGGATGAGTTTTATGAAAGACAGGCAAGTCCAATGCAATGGTGGAAAGATAACCATGAAATATTGGCTGGAAAAGATATAAGTTCAGGAGGAACTTGGTTGGGTATAGGAAAAGATGGAAGATTTGGTGCTATTACTAATTATAAAGAACCAGTGAATAAAGAAAAAAATATAGTATCAAGAGGTTTACTCATTAAGGAGTATTTAGAAAATCCTGGATTTAACGCATTAGCTTATTTTGATCAAATTGATGGAAACAGTTATTCTGGATTTAGCCTAATCTTAGGAGATAAGAGTGGGGTTCATTATTTTTCTAATCGATCATCTGCAGTAACTAGTCTTATTAGCGGAACTCATGCTCTATCAAATATCCTTTTAAATTCAGAAGAATCTAAAGCTAATAGTGTAAAAAAGGACTTTAATAAAAGTAAAGAATCTATTAAAGATCATTCAGGATATATTGAATTTATGTTTCATGATAAAGGCAACATAGAGGAAGAGAACTCATCTTACTTAACTCCATCAATAGGGGAGATACCATATAGGTTTATTACCTCTAAATCGTATGGCACACGTTGCACAACTGTTCTAACGATAAGTAAAAATGGGTTATATGAAGTTTCCGAAATGAGATTTAAAGCTAGAGGAGAAAAGTGCGGAAAGTCTATTTTTTCTTTTTACCCTGAATAAACTTATTATATGCTGGAAGCAATAGAGTTAAAGCTTTCCTGTAAAGCTCCTGTTTAAAATGAACTCCTGCATACACTGGAAACCAATAGCTGATCCATTGCCATTCATCAAATTCAATATGATCGTGTCTTTTTAAATTAATTTTGGATTCAGAGCTTACCAATTCTGCTAGGAACCATTTCTGTTTTTGGCCTTTATAGTTAGAAGGGATATATTTTCCTATTTTGCTGATTGGAATATCATAGTATAGCCATTCATCCAAACAGGTAATTATATTAATATCATGTGGTTCTAGTCCTACTTCTTCATATGTCTCTCTGATAATCGCCTCTTCTGGCGTTTCGCCTTTATCTATTCCTCCCTGAGGGAATTGCCATCCTTTCTCTCTCTTTCTTTGGCACCATAAAAGCTTTCCATCTTTATTTATTATAATAATAGCAGCATTTAATCTATATTCGTCTGTTGAACTGAAGAGTGCGGTCAAAGGAGTCTCCTTATATAATGTTTCTTAGAACTTAAAAAATTGATATTTTATACTATGTCATTAGTTATCTTTGATCTTGATGATACATTACTTGCTGGAGATAGTGAGACAGCATGGGCTAATTTTATGGTAAAGAACGGAATTGTAAAAGAAAAGGGTTTTGTATCGCAACTAGAAATATTTGAAAAGGCCTACAGGGAAGGCAAGTTAGATATAAATCTATATATTAAATTTTTATTAAATCCAATCAAAGGGATGTCTTTTTTAGAGGTAAAATCTCTATCAGAATTATTTGCGAAAGAAATATTTAATGACTTTACTGACAGATTAACAAATGAATTAATTTCAAGACATTCTGAAGATCAGTGCATTATAGTTTCAGGTACTTTGGATTTTATAGTTCATGAGATCTCTAATTTAATAGGAATTGAGGAAAGTTTATCAACCTCAGCAGAATTAAAGAATGGTATCTTTACAGGAGAAATAAAAGGACTCCCCAATTTTGGAAAAGAAAAGGTTAAAAGTATTAAGGAATGGTTAAACAATAATTCAAAAATAGATGATATTGAGGTATTTGCTTATTCAGATTCTATTTATGATTTACCTCTCTTAGAATATGCAGATAAGCCTTTTGCTGTAAGTCCAGATTATGGCTTGAGAAAAATTGCACTAGAGAAAGGTTGGGAAATTATAGATAGATAAAAAAAGCTATTCAAAACCTTCCATTGAAGGACAGCTACACATTAAATTTTTGTCACCATATACGTTATCAACTCTTCCGACAGGAGGCCAGTATTTATTCTCGATAAGATCTTTCATTGGGTAAGCAGCTATTTGACGTGAATAGGGCTGATCCCAGTTATCTCTAGTAACATAGTGAGCTGTATGAGGAGAATTTTTTAACATGTTATTTTCTTCATCAAATTCACCTGATTCTATCTTCATTATTTCTTGTCTTATAGAGATCATTGCATCGCAAAATCTATCTATTTCTTTTTTAGATTCACTTTCTGTTGGTTCAATCATTAGGGTTCCAGTAACAGGCCAAGACATTGTTGGTGCATGGAAACCATAATCAATTAATCTTTTAGCTATATCTTCTACTTCTATATTTGCACTCTCTTTTAGAGGCCTTACATCGATAATACATTCATGAGCTACTAAACCTGTATCACCCTTATAAAGGATTTCATAGAAATGTTGGAGTCTAGAAGCTATATAATTTGCATTGAGAATAGCAATTTGTGAGGATCTTTTTAGCCCATCTGAACCCATCATCTTAATATACATCCAACTTATAGGGAGTAAGCTAGCACTTCCCCAGTCTGTAGCTGAAACAGGACCTACTGGAGAATTAATCATATTATGATTACTTGGAAGAAAATCTACAAGTTTTTTCACAACACCGATAGGTCCAATACCAGGTCCTCCCCCTCCATGTGGGATACAGAATGTTTTATGTAAATTAAGATGCGAAACATCCCCTCCAAATTCTCCGGGGCAACATAATCCAACCATTGCA belongs to SAR86 cluster bacterium and includes:
- the lgt gene encoding prolipoprotein diacylglyceryl transferase; this encodes MILPYIDPIIFEIGPLAIRWYGLTWLIAILLIYGISRYRIRTVKKWDDDKLQEFIFYGLFGAILGGRIGYMVFYNINQLIADPLSLFYIWKGGLSFHGGLLGVLLFTYIFSKRKWESTFFESTDFIAPAIPLGLGSVRIGNFLNSELLGRSTDVSWGVIYPNDPTGLIRHPSQLYQAATEGIILFIFLYWFSRSERPSKSISAMFLIGYGTLRFVTEFFREPDPHIGYEYLDIFTRGQILCIPMILIGIMLLFISYKKV
- a CDS encoding cation acetate symporter, whose amino-acid sequence is MSVQALTYLFVGSSFILYISIALWTKAKSTSEFYVAGKGVNPIANGMATAADWMSAASFLSMAGLIAFVGYDGSVYLMGWTGGYVLLALLLAPYLRKFGKFTVPDFIGERYYSKTARLVAILCLIFVSFTYVAGQMRGVGIVFSRFLEVDIDLGVIIGMVIVFFYAVLGGMKGITYTQVAQYCVLIFAYLVPAIFISIMMTGNPVPQLGFGDQLINSSTYLLEKLDQVTVDLGFNGYTQGSKSTLDIFCITAALMMGTAGLPHVIVRFFTVPKVSDARKSAGYALIFIALLYTTAPAVSAFARMNLIDSLTDLKYSDAPDWFSNWENIGLISWKDKNNDGIINYESGNSLNGIKPIFTNEKGLYGERLVKNESDLTNNNEVYIDKDIIVLANPEIANLPGWVIALVAAGGLAAALSTAAGLLLVISSSISHDLLKQTFMPSITEKQELRYARIAAGFAIVIAGLFGIYPPGFVAQVVAFAFGLAASTFFPVLFLGIFSKRTNKEGAISGMIAGLIFTSSYIIYFKYINPAANDSTNWFLGISPEGIGFLGMMLNFLVAYSVSFATPKVPENIIKLINDIRKPE
- a CDS encoding DUF4212 domain-containing protein, with product MIDQDINKSYWKSNIKIILILLLIWFLCSFALGILFVDWLNGFKIGGFKLGFWFAQQGSIFSFVLIIFIYVFLMKKLDKKYTNKED
- a CDS encoding sulfite exporter TauE/SafE family protein, whose protein sequence is MLDNVISTVIEIILYLLLGSISGILAGLFGIGGGIVIIPALFYIFGYLEISSLIIAHLVLGTSLGVIVFSSISSSLAHSRNLNVQWDLIKIVVPGIIIGSALGGVTASYLESETLKNLVSLFLIATALQMMFQFPPPDASPNTNKVGPVVVGGFIGWLSGVFGIGGGIFSVPYFFHRGLGMKKSIGTSAVCGFPIAMAGSVSYMIVGFQDMELPEYTIGFVYLPAACVIGLVSMITAPIGANIAIGVNQKALRRTFSLLIIIMALNLLLR
- a CDS encoding NRDE family protein yields the protein MCLVVFSFEPPTDHKFVLFANRDEFYERQASPMQWWKDNHEILAGKDISSGGTWLGIGKDGRFGAITNYKEPVNKEKNIVSRGLLIKEYLENPGFNALAYFDQIDGNSYSGFSLILGDKSGVHYFSNRSSAVTSLISGTHALSNILLNSEESKANSVKKDFNKSKESIKDHSGYIEFMFHDKGNIEEENSSYLTPSIGEIPYRFITSKSYGTRCTTVLTISKNGLYEVSEMRFKARGEKCGKSIFSFYPE
- a CDS encoding RNA pyrophosphohydrolase; this encodes MTALFSSTDEYRLNAAIIIINKDGKLLWCQRKREKGWQFPQGGIDKGETPEEAIIRETYEEVGLEPHDINIITCLDEWLYYDIPISKIGKYIPSNYKGQKQKWFLAELVSSESKINLKRHDHIEFDEWQWISYWFPVYAGVHFKQELYRKALTLLLPAYNKFIQGKKKK
- a CDS encoding HAD-IB family hydrolase — encoded protein: MSLVIFDLDDTLLAGDSETAWANFMVKNGIVKEKGFVSQLEIFEKAYREGKLDINLYIKFLLNPIKGMSFLEVKSLSELFAKEIFNDFTDRLTNELISRHSEDQCIIVSGTLDFIVHEISNLIGIEESLSTSAELKNGIFTGEIKGLPNFGKEKVKSIKEWLNNNSKIDDIEVFAYSDSIYDLPLLEYADKPFAVSPDYGLRKIALEKGWEIIDR